In a genomic window of Streptococcus oralis subsp. tigurinus:
- a CDS encoding accessory Sec-dependent serine-rich glycoprotein adhesin has translation MFFRRQKGEYRETDRVTRFKLIKSGKHWLRASTSLFGLFKVMRGSADASQVKTEMVEKQEGQKLTGLDVLKGIAATGTILGGFAATQTRVYANDAVAVEKTVESKDTLATRDSVVLGTTQDHQDAASLSLSISQSQSLSEFNSQSASQSASTSQSISASNSSSVSQSMSQSASTSQSLANSQSVTASSSDSLGTQNQANSNLSERASVGVQSQYQTSESARETVKESQPSKELKAVDFSTESLPRSQSGHVKNEGVTAESSLTMTSVALTEKQSEEKRKKLEALSAEIGQFLAQAQGLPNSDEAITKASLAKNEIAEALKGEVSDLTPILNKATEARNSIANAVLRANSGLRDSRNGQALTQASNTASFRAARDTEKPELQKITVTGGAVLEGQKFKIYREENFSATIEFTDNSGRIEHAKFVPTAVPAAYPATSTVVSFTTSNGQSIRMIVPTNKLAKDGNATASNPFTVSITGSVGKNQAVNSLWTRYVFTYDQEGNFSGNTTDVGLVKDLTANPAAIQFEVHAQSEKYEPAINAEVNRNFTLTANSGTVSVGEASQYITNATGTPELPTTGITKGTRITYTWKSGTNTNLSAGRHTLTAVVTYPDGSTDEVEIPIEVRPQTPRIEERFLNEKGGLTNQAITIDGVTPGGTVTLTIAGETFTKQATGSSTSVTFTANELKKVYDRNGGRLPSGPVTASTTVDGLISDTFNGQITPNQASISVSNSQSASVSSSQSASFSASQSASASSSRSASVSSSQSASASASQSASASASQSASASASESASVSSSRSASVSSSESASASASQSASVSSSESASASASQSASASASQSASVSSSQSASASASQSASVSSSESASVSASQSVSVSSSQSASVSASQSASASSSQSASVSSSESASESSSQSASVSSSQSASVSSSRSASVSSSQSASASASQSASASASQSASASASQSASASSSQSASVSASQSASVSSSESASVSASESASASSSQSASVSSSQSASVSASQSASVSASESASASASQSESVSSSQSASASASQSASVSASQSASVSSSQSASASSSQSASVSSSQSASFSASQSASASSSRSASVSSSQSASASASQSASASASQSASASASESVSVSSSRSASVSSSESASASASQSASASASQSASASTSQSASASSSQSASVSSSQSASASSSQSASASASQSASASSSQSASASSSQSASASASQSASVSSSQSASLSASQSASVSASESASVSSSQSASLSASQSASVSASESASVSSSQSASVSVSQSASVSSSQSASVSASQSASVSASQSASLSSSQSASVSSSQSTSLSASQSASASASESASVSSSQSASASASQSASVSSSQSASLSASQSASVSASESASVSSSQSASVSVSQSASVSSSQSASSSASQSASASASQSASASASQSASASSSQSASASASQSESVSSSQSASASASQSASVSASQSASVSSSQSASASSSQSASVSASQSASTSTSTSASMLADELALESASISASTSVSESTSTSESLSASMLASESTLASASISASMSVSESTSISASLSTSDSVSRSVSASALASTSTSTSLSMANIASQGQSASSKPKQALPNTGASTSVASALLGALTAVTGIGLLAKKSQNDDQESH, from the coding sequence ATGTTTTTTAGACGCCAGAAGGGTGAATATAGAGAAACAGACCGTGTAACTCGGTTCAAATTAATCAAATCAGGGAAGCATTGGCTACGGGCCTCGACTTCCCTTTTTGGCTTATTTAAGGTGATGCGTGGAAGTGCGGATGCGAGCCAAGTAAAGACAGAAATGGTTGAAAAGCAAGAAGGTCAGAAGTTGACCGGCTTGGATGTCTTGAAAGGGATAGCAGCTACGGGAACGATCTTAGGTGGTTTTGCTGCGACGCAAACGCGTGTTTATGCCAATGATGCAGTCGCTGTTGAAAAGACTGTCGAATCAAAAGATACCCTGGCGACGAGAGATTCAGTAGTGCTGGGGACGACACAGGATCATCAAGATGCCGCTAGCTTGTCTCTGTCTATCAGTCAAAGCCAGTCATTGTCAGAATTCAATTCGCAGAGCGCCAGTCAATCTGCGTCTACGAGTCAGTCTATCAGTGCCTCAAACTCCTCTAGCGTAAGCCAGTCGATGAGCCAATCTGCTTCTACTAGTCAATCTTTGGCAAACAGTCAAAGTGTAACTGCTAGTTCAAGTGACTCCCTTGGAACACAAAATCAAGCGAATAGTAATCTGTCAGAGAGAGCTTCGGTTGGTGTTCAAAGTCAGTACCAAACAAGTGAGTCAGCTCGGGAGACAGTGAAAGAATCACAACCTTCAAAAGAATTAAAAGCAGTTGATTTTTCTACAGAATCCTTGCCTCGAAGTCAGTCTGGTCATGTAAAGAATGAAGGTGTGACGGCTGAATCGAGTCTCACAATGACTTCTGTAGCCTTGACAGAAAAGCAAAGTGAAGAAAAACGGAAGAAATTAGAGGCCTTGTCTGCTGAGATTGGGCAATTTCTAGCTCAAGCGCAGGGACTTCCAAACTCGGATGAGGCGATCACGAAGGCTAGTCTAGCGAAGAATGAGATAGCAGAGGCCTTGAAAGGGGAGGTTTCTGATCTTACTCCTATTTTGAATAAGGCTACAGAAGCTCGAAACAGTATTGCAAATGCTGTGTTACGTGCCAACTCTGGACTTCGTGACAGCAGAAACGGACAAGCTTTGACCCAAGCTTCAAATACCGCTAGCTTCAGAGCTGCTAGGGATACAGAGAAGCCAGAACTTCAGAAAATAACCGTTACAGGTGGCGCAGTTCTAGAAGGACAAAAATTTAAAATTTATCGAGAAGAAAATTTTTCTGCGACCATTGAGTTTACTGATAACAGTGGTCGAATTGAACATGCAAAATTTGTTCCTACTGCTGTTCCCGCGGCCTATCCGGCTACTTCAACTGTTGTCTCATTCACTACGAGTAATGGTCAAAGTATCAGAATGATTGTTCCAACAAATAAACTAGCCAAAGATGGAAATGCTACAGCATCAAATCCTTTCACCGTTTCAATCACGGGTTCTGTTGGAAAAAATCAAGCAGTAAATAGTTTGTGGACCCGTTATGTTTTCACCTATGATCAGGAAGGTAATTTTAGCGGAAATACTACTGACGTAGGTCTTGTAAAAGATTTAACAGCCAACCCTGCCGCAATTCAATTTGAAGTCCATGCTCAGTCTGAAAAGTACGAACCAGCTATCAATGCTGAGGTGAATCGAAACTTTACTCTAACGGCTAATTCAGGGACTGTTTCTGTTGGTGAAGCCAGTCAGTACATCACGAATGCTACAGGGACGCCAGAATTACCTACTACAGGAATTACTAAGGGAACTAGAATAACCTATACTTGGAAATCTGGAACCAATACGAATTTGTCTGCTGGTCGGCATACTTTGACAGCGGTGGTAACTTATCCAGATGGAAGTACGGATGAAGTAGAGATTCCGATTGAGGTTCGCCCTCAGACACCTAGAATTGAGGAACGTTTCCTTAACGAAAAAGGTGGTCTCACAAATCAAGCGATTACGATAGATGGAGTGACTCCAGGTGGGACTGTTACTCTTACAATTGCAGGGGAAACATTCACCAAACAAGCAACGGGGAGCTCGACTAGTGTAACCTTTACTGCAAATGAGTTGAAGAAAGTATATGATCGTAATGGAGGACGACTTCCTAGTGGACCGGTGACTGCAAGTACGACAGTGGATGGTTTGATTTCAGATACATTTAATGGGCAAATCACGCCAAATCAAGCGTCAATTTCAGTAAGTAATAGCCAATCAGCTTCAGTAAGTTCGAGCCAATCCGCTTCATTTAGTGCTAGTCAATCTGCATCTGCAAGTTCTAGCCGGTCAGCGTCCGTAAGCTCAAGCCAATCTGCTTCAGCGAGCGCTAGTCAGTCAGCCTCAGCGAGCGCTAGCCAATCCGCTTCAGCGAGTGCAAGTGAATCAGCTTCAGTAAGCTCCAGCCGGTCTGCATCGGTAAGTTCAAGTGAATCCGCTTCAGCCAGCGCTAGTCAATCAGCCTCAGTAAGTTCAAGCGAATCAGCCTCAGCGAGCGCTAGCCAATCCGCTTCAGCGAGCGCTAGTCAGTCTGCGTCCGTAAGCTCAAGCCAATCTGCTTCAGCGAGCGCGAGCCAGTCAGCGTCTGTCAGCTCAAGCGAATCGGCTTCAGTAAGTGCCAGCCAGTCTGTGTCCGTAAGCTCAAGCCAATCAGCATCAGTGAGTGCTAGTCAATCTGCATCTGCAAGTTCGAGTCAATCCGCCTCAGTAAGCTCAAGTGAATCGGCTTCAGAAAGTTCGAGTCAGTCCGCTTCAGTAAGCTCGAGTCAGTCTGCATCGGTAAGTTCTAGCCGGTCAGCGTCCGTAAGCTCAAGCCAATCTGCTTCAGCGAGCGCTAGTCAGTCAGCCTCAGCCAGCGCTAGTCAATCCGCTTCAGCCAGCGCTAGTCAATCTGCGTCGGCAAGTTCGAGTCAGTCAGCGTCAGTGAGTGCAAGTCAGTCCGCTTCAGTAAGCTCAAGCGAATCAGCTTCAGTAAGTGCAAGTGAATCAGCCTCAGCGAGCTCTAGTCAATCCGCTTCAGTGAGTTCAAGCCAGTCAGCCTCAGTCAGCGCTAGCCAGTCAGCCTCAGTAAGTGCGAGTGAGTCAGCATCAGCAAGTGCGAGCCAGTCTGAATCAGTAAGTTCGAGTCAATCCGCCTCAGCGAGCGCCAGCCAATCCGCTTCAGTGAGCGCGAGCCAATCAGCCTCAGTCAGCTCAAGTCAATCTGCCTCAGCGAGCTCTAGTCAGTCAGCCTCAGTGAGTTCGAGCCAATCCGCTTCATTTAGTGCTAGTCAATCTGCATCTGCAAGTTCTAGCCGGTCAGCGTCCGTAAGCTCAAGCCAATCTGCTTCAGCGAGCGCTAGTCAGTCAGCCTCAGCGAGCGCTAGCCAATCCGCTTCAGCGAGTGCAAGTGAATCAGTTTCAGTAAGCTCCAGCCGGTCTGCATCGGTAAGTTCAAGTGAATCCGCTTCAGCCAGCGCTAGTCAATCTGCGTCTGCAAGTGCAAGTCAATCCGCTTCAGCCAGCACTAGTCAATCTGCGTCGGCAAGTTCGAGTCAGTCAGCGTCAGTGAGCTCGAGTCAATCAGCATCTGCAAGTTCGAGTCAGTCCGCTTCAGCGAGTGCTAGTCAATCAGCATCTGCAAGCTCAAGCCAATCCGCCTCAGCAAGTTCGAGCCAATCCGCCTCTGCAAGTGCTAGCCAGTCAGCCTCAGTAAGCTCGAGTCAATCGGCATCATTGAGTGCTAGTCAATCCGCTTCTGTAAGTGCGAGTGAGTCAGCCTCAGTAAGCTCGAGTCAATCGGCATCATTGAGTGCTAGTCAATCCGCTTCTGTAAGTGCGAGTGAGTCAGCCTCAGTAAGCTCAAGCCAGTCAGCCTCAGTCAGCGTTAGCCAATCAGCATCGGTCAGCTCAAGCCAATCCGCCTCAGTGAGCGCTAGCCAATCAGCGTCAGTGAGCGCTAGCCAATCAGCATCATTGAGTTCGAGTCAGTCCGCATCGGTGAGCTCAAGCCAGTCAACTTCATTGAGTGCCAGCCAATCTGCTTCAGCGAGCGCAAGTGAGTCAGCGTCAGTCAGCTCAAGCCAATCTGCTTCAGCAAGCGCTAGTCAGTCAGCCTCAGTAAGCTCGAGTCAATCGGCATCATTGAGTGCTAGTCAATCCGCTTCTGTAAGTGCGAGTGAGTCAGCCTCAGTAAGCTCAAGCCAGTCAGCATCAGTCAGCGTTAGCCAATCTGCATCGGTAAGTTCAAGTCAATCCGCTTCATCCAGCGCTAGTCAATCTGCGTCTGCAAGTGCAAGTCAATCCGCTTCAGCCAGCGCTAGTCAATCTGCGTCGGCAAGTTCGAGTCAGTCAGCATCAGCAAGTGCGAGCCAGTCTGAATCAGTAAGTTCGAGTCAATCCGCCTCAGCGAGCGCCAGCCAATCCGCTTCAGTGAGCGCGAGCCAATCAGCCTCAGTCAGCTCAAGTCAATCTGCCTCAGCGAGCTCTAGTCAGTCAGCCTCAGTGAGTGCGAGCCAATCCGCTTCAACAAGTACTTCAACTTCTGCAAGTATGCTAGCAGACGAGTTAGCGTTGGAAAGTGCCTCGATCTCAGCAAGTACATCAGTGAGCGAATCTACCTCAACGAGTGAATCACTCTCAGCTAGCATGTTAGCCAGTGAATCGACTCTAGCAAGTGCTTCGATTTCAGCAAGTATGTCAGTGAGCGAGTCAACGTCGATTAGCGCTAGTCTCTCAACTTCAGATTCTGTTAGTAGATCTGTGTCAGCAAGTGCTCTGGCATCTACTTCAACAAGCACCTCTCTTTCAATGGCAAACATTGCAAGCCAAGGTCAATCCGCTTCAAGCAAGCCAAAACAAGCCTTGCCAAATACAGGAGCGTCGACTTCGGTAGCATCTGCTTTGTTGGGAGCATTGACAGCTGTGACAGGTATCGGTCTTCTTGCCAAGAAGAGTCAGAATGACGATCAAGAAAGTCATTGA
- a CDS encoding glycosyltransferase translates to MKKELQKAIVLGGDNAYMDKIETTIKSICAHNRAVTFYVFNDDLPSEWFQLMERRLEPLASKIVNVKISHQGLKEYRLPLAHLSYATFFRYFIPQYVNEDLALYLDSDIIVRSNLDQLFLEDMADWPVAAVADALVPSTFNAGVLLINVALWRQEKVTEHLLSLTDQLHDQVFGDQGVLNHLFESRWKSLPATYNFMVGMDTVARNYQMDSWYSDSLATEKTAKIIHYTGDKPWYQINLNRFREDWWFYYGLEWSDIVMKKCDFHKGLASLVQAPQYATAIFTNTCHMERIEHLIQELPDVEFSILAHTNFAPEIMNLQSHLNVRLYPYFNPMNVRKVLEKIDFYLDINHEDEIANIIQEVQQREIPIFAFETTSHDSSGYSYVYSPAAVGQMIESIRTLLESQKQSL, encoded by the coding sequence ATGAAAAAAGAGCTTCAAAAAGCCATTGTACTCGGTGGTGATAATGCATATATGGACAAGATTGAGACAACAATCAAGTCAATCTGCGCCCATAACCGAGCAGTGACTTTTTATGTTTTCAATGATGATTTGCCATCTGAATGGTTTCAGCTCATGGAGAGACGTTTAGAACCTCTAGCCTCAAAAATCGTCAATGTCAAGATTAGTCATCAAGGTTTGAAAGAGTATCGTTTACCACTAGCTCACTTAAGTTATGCAACTTTCTTTCGCTATTTTATACCTCAGTATGTCAACGAAGACCTAGCCTTGTACCTGGATTCGGATATTATCGTTAGATCAAACCTAGATCAACTCTTTTTAGAAGATATGGCAGACTGGCCAGTAGCTGCTGTCGCAGATGCTCTAGTTCCTAGCACTTTTAATGCAGGTGTCTTGCTGATTAATGTCGCTCTCTGGCGTCAAGAAAAGGTGACGGAGCACTTGTTGAGCTTGACAGACCAACTGCATGATCAAGTTTTTGGCGATCAGGGCGTGTTAAATCACCTCTTTGAAAGTCGTTGGAAATCGCTGCCAGCTACCTATAATTTTATGGTTGGTATGGATACAGTGGCTCGAAATTACCAGATGGATTCTTGGTATAGCGATTCTCTTGCTACTGAGAAGACAGCTAAGATTATTCATTATACAGGGGACAAGCCGTGGTATCAAATCAACCTCAACCGTTTCAGGGAGGACTGGTGGTTTTACTACGGACTAGAGTGGTCTGATATCGTCATGAAAAAATGTGATTTTCATAAAGGATTAGCATCTTTAGTTCAAGCTCCCCAGTATGCGACCGCTATTTTTACCAATACGTGTCACATGGAGAGAATCGAACACCTGATCCAAGAACTGCCCGATGTTGAGTTCTCTATCCTAGCTCATACCAATTTTGCGCCGGAAATCATGAACTTGCAATCGCATCTGAATGTACGCCTCTATCCCTACTTTAATCCCATGAATGTCAGAAAAGTCTTGGAAAAGATTGACTTTTACTTGGATATCAATCATGAGGATGAAATTGCAAACATTATCCAAGAGGTGCAGCAAAGAGAAATCCCTATATTTGCTTTTGAGACCACTAGTCATGACTCGAGTGGTTACAGTTATGTCTACTCACCAGCAGCCGTAGGTCAAATGATCGAGTCTATCCGTACGCTTTTGGAATCACAGAAGCAGTCGTTGTAA
- a CDS encoding glycosyltransferase: MKKTIVLAGDYAYIRQIETALKSLCYHNSHVKVYIFNQDIPQEWFRALRPIVEQMGGELMDVKMLGAQFQMNWSNKLPHINHMTFARYFIPDFVEEDKVLYLDSDLVVTADLTALFEMDLGENYLAAAPSCFGVGVGFNAGVLLINNKKWRAEAVRQELVELTEREHQNVSEGDQSILNMLFHDSYAPLDQNYNFQIGFDSGAASHGHEFIFQIPLEPLPAILHFLSQDKPWNTHSVGRLREVWWLYHLMEWSAITEKWRQAGIDYPVTVYQPAMSCVNLTNSWHLEKIDYLVQALPEVHFYIAAYTTMAPELMLLSRFENVTLYPNTFPLLVEKLIQQADVYLDINHDDKLSVVYDYISRFEKPILTFDNTQSQELAESAYVGIFSAERPEEMVAALTAYLDEKTHEN; encoded by the coding sequence ATGAAAAAAACAATTGTTCTCGCAGGAGATTATGCCTATATCCGCCAGATTGAAACAGCGCTCAAGTCTCTCTGCTATCATAATAGCCATGTCAAGGTCTATATCTTTAATCAGGATATTCCCCAGGAGTGGTTCCGTGCTCTCAGACCGATAGTAGAGCAGATGGGCGGTGAGTTGATGGATGTCAAGATGCTTGGCGCCCAGTTTCAGATGAACTGGAGCAACAAATTGCCCCATATCAATCACATGACCTTTGCCCGTTACTTTATCCCTGATTTTGTCGAAGAGGACAAGGTACTTTACTTGGACAGTGATTTGGTAGTAACGGCTGATCTGACGGCTCTCTTTGAAATGGACTTAGGAGAAAACTACCTGGCTGCAGCACCATCTTGTTTTGGAGTTGGGGTTGGCTTTAATGCAGGTGTACTCTTGATCAATAACAAAAAATGGCGGGCAGAAGCTGTGAGACAAGAGTTAGTTGAGTTGACGGAGCGGGAACACCAAAATGTGAGTGAAGGAGACCAGTCCATACTCAATATGCTCTTTCATGACAGCTATGCTCCTCTCGATCAGAACTATAATTTCCAGATTGGTTTTGACAGTGGGGCTGCCTCACATGGGCATGAGTTCATCTTCCAGATTCCCCTAGAGCCCCTGCCAGCCATCTTGCATTTCCTCTCTCAGGACAAACCTTGGAATACTCATTCGGTCGGGCGTTTGCGTGAGGTTTGGTGGCTCTATCATCTGATGGAGTGGTCTGCCATTACTGAAAAATGGCGTCAGGCTGGAATTGACTATCCAGTCACAGTCTATCAGCCAGCTATGTCTTGTGTTAATTTGACTAACTCCTGGCATCTTGAGAAAATCGACTATCTGGTTCAAGCCTTGCCAGAGGTGCATTTCTACATTGCAGCCTATACGACGATGGCACCGGAACTCATGCTCTTATCACGTTTTGAAAATGTGACTCTCTATCCCAACACCTTTCCCCTCTTGGTTGAGAAACTGATCCAGCAGGCAGATGTCTACCTTGATATTAACCACGATGACAAGTTGAGTGTTGTTTATGACTATATTTCACGCTTTGAGAAACCAATCTTGACTTTTGACAATACCCAGTCCCAGGAACTAGCTGAAAGTGCCTATGTGGGTATTTTCTCAGCAGAAAGACCAGAAGAAATGGTAGCTGCTCTGACAGCTTATCTGGACGAGAAAACTCACGAAAACTGA
- the secY2 gene encoding accessory Sec system protein translocase subunit SecY2 — MKEFRSSIAVKKGMHTLFLLFIYVLGSRIALPFVDLNSRDFLGGGAAYLDFSVALTGGNLRSLSLFSIGLSPWMSAMILWQMFSFSKKLGLNSVSSEVQDRRKMYLTLGISLIQALALTTNLPVQAPYNPFLVFLLNTSLLVAGTFFLVWLSDINASIGVGGPVVILLASMVASLPQDIIQSVQVHKISPWLLFLLVVLGVLFTYLVVLFYRARYRIPINKIGLHSRFKRYSYLEIMLNPAGGMPYMYVMSLMGLPSYLLLLLQHLDKGNPLYPAILEQYAMGKPLWIYAYILILFVFSIAFAFVNVSGQQIADRMKQSGDYIYGVYPGEDTSRFINRLVLRFALIGAVFNVTLAGLPILFVLKDESLFKVSMIPGLFLILSGMLFTIHDELQALRLNERYRPLF; from the coding sequence GTGAAAGAATTTCGTTCATCGATAGCAGTAAAAAAAGGGATGCACACCCTGTTTTTGCTCTTTATTTATGTGCTCGGGAGTCGTATCGCTCTTCCCTTTGTTGACCTCAATAGTCGGGATTTTCTCGGAGGAGGCGCAGCCTATCTGGACTTTTCAGTAGCCCTGACTGGTGGAAATCTTCGGAGCCTCTCTCTCTTTTCCATCGGGCTTTCACCTTGGATGTCAGCTATGATTTTGTGGCAGATGTTTTCCTTTTCAAAGAAACTGGGCTTAAACTCAGTTTCTTCGGAAGTCCAAGATAGACGGAAAATGTACTTGACGTTAGGGATTTCCTTGATTCAGGCCTTGGCCTTGACTACAAACCTTCCTGTCCAAGCTCCCTACAATCCCTTCTTGGTCTTTCTCCTCAATACCAGCCTTTTGGTTGCGGGGACCTTCTTCTTAGTTTGGCTGTCAGACATCAATGCGTCTATCGGAGTTGGAGGCCCTGTCGTTATTTTATTGGCGAGTATGGTGGCTTCACTCCCTCAGGACATCATCCAATCGGTCCAAGTTCATAAGATCTCTCCTTGGTTGCTTTTCCTGTTGGTAGTGCTAGGTGTCCTCTTTACCTATCTAGTCGTTCTCTTTTACAGAGCTAGATACCGCATCCCTATCAATAAAATCGGGCTTCATTCTCGCTTTAAACGCTATTCCTATCTGGAAATCATGCTCAATCCTGCAGGTGGCATGCCTTATATGTATGTGATGAGTCTCATGGGCTTGCCTTCTTATCTCTTGCTCTTGCTTCAACATCTGGATAAGGGTAATCCACTCTACCCTGCCATACTGGAGCAGTATGCGATGGGGAAACCCTTGTGGATCTATGCTTATATCCTTATCCTCTTTGTCTTTAGCATTGCCTTTGCCTTTGTCAATGTGAGTGGTCAACAGATCGCAGATCGGATGAAGCAATCAGGAGATTACATCTACGGGGTCTATCCTGGTGAGGATACCAGTCGCTTTATCAATCGCTTGGTTCTCCGATTTGCTCTGATAGGTGCAGTCTTTAACGTTACCTTGGCTGGACTTCCGATCTTGTTTGTCTTGAAGGATGAGAGTCTGTTCAAAGTCAGCATGATTCCCGGACTCTTTTTAATTTTGAGTGGTATGCTCTTTACGATTCATGATGAACTGCAAGCGCTCAGACTAAATGAAAGGTATCGGCCACTATTCTAG
- the asp1 gene encoding accessory Sec system protein Asp1, giving the protein MYYFIPAWYGKERPWHADLTPWYFSHFKLEFDDTFNQIRLMQRQGIPAQVLLLSYQPHLRYFLHRQGILEAPVYSLFDELQDFHEIRPQVLQLRDIEWDEDCDFVYSPFTILVLKDGKPYAQVEHGIEGFISTIQYFKEDGLLSANYLMDDRGLVSSVIYYEEGQALYQDYLNPKGLWQFREYLQDGGRIEVNPIFAFRFQKESYRDMGELIAEFFDKKIAQLPEEGATYFLPACDQHNAFLLDRLPRQSTKVLSLFIGRNPQEQLLQLADLLPKVDLVLVDREDTLRLVQSAFSEQATKFRHLSPFDTRLELGKSQTRKESLLYYQLDFEQGIEDQALYQVLHFLSENKDTELVFGAFAASQEEMKRLETRVSEMVADQFQDQELEKEVDYQGAENPLEDNRHQSKCYSFVNMKDESELIKQLEFVRLIVDLNRQPLLYTQIAGISAGIPQINRVKTEYVSHQKNGYLLENTADFAQAAHYYLDSLQVWNDALIHSIEKIKEHTGEQFLIKLEKWLEEVTHGKEV; this is encoded by the coding sequence ATGTATTACTTTATCCCGGCTTGGTATGGCAAGGAGCGTCCCTGGCATGCTGATTTGACACCTTGGTATTTTTCTCATTTTAAGTTAGAATTTGATGACACCTTCAATCAGATTCGCTTGATGCAACGCCAAGGGATCCCTGCCCAAGTCCTCCTTTTGTCCTATCAGCCTCATCTGCGCTATTTTCTCCATCGCCAAGGTATTTTAGAAGCACCGGTTTATTCCTTATTTGATGAATTGCAGGATTTTCATGAGATTCGACCACAGGTCTTGCAACTAAGAGATATTGAGTGGGATGAGGATTGCGACTTTGTTTACAGTCCCTTTACTATTCTGGTGCTGAAGGATGGCAAGCCCTATGCCCAGGTAGAGCATGGGATAGAAGGTTTTATCAGTACGATTCAGTATTTCAAGGAAGATGGGCTCTTGTCTGCCAATTACCTGATGGATGATCGGGGGCTGGTTTCCAGTGTGATTTACTACGAAGAGGGTCAGGCTCTCTACCAAGACTACCTCAATCCCAAGGGACTGTGGCAGTTTAGAGAGTACTTGCAAGATGGGGGCCGTATCGAGGTCAATCCTATCTTTGCTTTTCGTTTCCAAAAAGAGTCTTACCGAGATATGGGAGAATTGATTGCGGAGTTTTTTGACAAGAAAATAGCTCAACTCCCTGAGGAAGGAGCGACCTATTTTCTGCCTGCTTGTGACCAGCACAATGCTTTTCTTTTAGATCGATTGCCTCGCCAAAGCACCAAGGTTCTCAGCCTTTTTATCGGACGAAATCCTCAAGAACAATTACTGCAACTGGCGGATTTGTTGCCTAAAGTGGACCTTGTTCTGGTCGACAGAGAGGACACCTTGCGCTTGGTTCAGTCTGCCTTTTCAGAACAAGCAACGAAATTTCGTCATTTATCGCCTTTTGATACCCGCTTGGAGCTGGGAAAGAGCCAGACTCGGAAGGAGTCGCTCCTCTACTATCAACTGGACTTTGAGCAGGGGATAGAGGACCAAGCGCTCTATCAGGTCTTGCATTTCCTTTCTGAAAACAAGGATACGGAGCTGGTTTTTGGAGCCTTTGCTGCTAGTCAAGAAGAAATGAAGCGGCTGGAAACACGTGTTTCTGAGATGGTCGCAGATCAGTTTCAAGACCAGGAACTGGAGAAGGAAGTTGATTACCAAGGAGCTGAAAATCCACTTGAGGACAATCGCCATCAGAGCAAGTGCTATTCGTTTGTCAATATGAAGGATGAATCGGAGTTAATCAAGCAGCTGGAATTTGTTCGTTTGATTGTCGATTTGAACAGACAGCCTCTCCTCTATACCCAAATCGCGGGGATTAGTGCTGGTATCCCTCAAATCAATAGGGTCAAAACAGAGTATGTCAGCCATCAGAAGAATGGTTATCTGTTGGAAAACACTGCTGATTTTGCGCAAGCTGCCCATTACTATCTCGATAGCCTGCAGGTGTGGAATGATGCTCTGATCCATTCCATCGAAAAGATAAAGGAACACACTGGGGAGCAATTCCTAATCAAGCTAGAAAAGTGGTTGGAGGAGGTGACTCATGGAAAAGAAGTATAA